The following nucleotide sequence is from Salvia splendens isolate huo1 chromosome 2, SspV2, whole genome shotgun sequence.
tcttatcaacacaagaatgggataagtagaaaatgaagaggagggggtatttataggggaaaaatgtgattaaaaaaaggaaaaaaaaaagaaaaaatttcaaatttcaaatttcaaaattttgaaatccgGCGGAACCGTCGGTTTACTCCTTGAACCGCCGATttttggtcagaaaccgccaGTTTCGTCAATGGTTTTCTGACGAAATCGGCAGTTTCTgacccggtttctgaaaaggctacgtataggccggtggtagcctgaaaaggtgtcggaaccggcgaaccggcggttcggaaccgccggttacggttcgcaaatttcttgaacctgaaccggcccgtcggaaccgccggttccggtcacggttcgaaccgccgccgacggttccggttccggttcggaacagccggtgacggttccgggccggttcagccgggccggttcggtttggtgatgtctagTCGGACCCCAACACCTACAACGCAAAGGGGCAAATTAGACCTCTCCTTGTACCCATAGAGCCGTCTAACCCCCAATTTTATGTCACATAGTGAATGCTCTAAGTCACTTATCTAAAAATTGTAGTACCTTGTTTTTAGGATTGATTGAGATTGTTTTATAACACAATAATTCCAATTAAGTTGGCACGTTCCCTTTAAATATGtctcaattaagttgagtcgtTTGCTTTATtgacaaaataaaacatctactCTATCCGCCCTTTAAATTTTATCACACTTTGACCGTGCaaggattttaagaaatgtaatggaaagtgagttgaaaaagttagttgagagtgagttctacttttatattagttttataataaaatttgagttggaatgagttagtggaatataaagtCTCTTACCAAAAATAGTTAAAGAGAAATGTGATAAAtgttgtgggacggacggaaatagaaaattttgacaaaatttaaggCACGGGgagtaattatttataatttactccctcttatctctcctactttattcccaTTTAGATGGGACGAATAGGTATGAAAATTTAACAGAaaaatcttttaaattttttgacaAAATGATGCACTTTTTTTATTAGCACttaaaatacctgcaagtatatagggtagatctagtatagcaaAATgctagtaccggatatcgaacacggggaataaatttataaattatctaCCACATACTCAGCCTCAACTACTATTTCGAAACACATGATTTTTTTGGGTTGAGTAATTAAttagacaaaaataaataaataaagcaagtaaCGAAACAAAATTGCAGTAAACTTGTTGAGAAAGCAGACCAGACAAGGGAATCCTAGGGTAGTGATTTCATCAACTTATTAGTaattctaattatttagttttatgttcATCCAACTCAAGCTCTACTAGGAGCTATTCCTATCGTGTATCAACACTCATGTCACAAATATTGTATTGACACATAGAATATAAACCACTCAAAGTCATCACCGATAAGAGATTAACAATAATCAAAGTAACAACCAAGCAGTTAAATATAAACTAGggaataattaaagtaaaacaagttctgaacattaaacaaaacaaaaagaacTACATAGAGTCAATTACTTTCATTCCCTTGGATTCTATAAATTTAGTTATCCATAGACATATAATCTAAATAAATATAAGCAAAATGAGACATGTTCAATCTAACAAAAATTAGATAAAACCTGGAAGAATTAATCTTGCTCTTGCTTGATCTCCCTTGAATTCTATGCTCCTTGTAGAAGATGGAGGAATTTATGTGTAAGATAGGGGTGGAATTAAGGTTCTAAGATTGGTCAATAATATGAATTAGGctatggggtatttataggcttgaaaaaggtTTGAAGAAGGTAAATTTCGTGCTCCATAGTTTAAGGaaaaagatttggcttcacaagttAATATCTCATTTCCTTTCTTTAATTTCCACCCAAATTCAGCACTTCACAGCATTGTACGATTTTCATAGAatgaccataactttctccacaaaaCTCCGATTAAGGTGTTCAATGTACCATCGCAAAGCTCTtttgaagacgaagagaatggtatgtAGCACGCCCTGATCGGACTTCAGAATTACTGACACAATGAGTTTGAACAGAGGTTGTCGTGCACGACCGTGCCCAGCGGGCCTCTGGACAGCTCCAGAGCTCTCTGGACTCATTTTAGCGACCGCTAGCATGGGTCCAGCGGGCCACTGGGTTGCCCTTCAGCTCCAGCTTCGGAATTTTGACCTTTTATGCATTtttcagctctattttgcacatttctcacaaaacacgtcaaaataccaaaatggataaaatatgcaaataatggacatgtaatgcaactttgaaaCTCAAAATGGAGtacaaaatccgagcgtatgagcaaataaattcacaaatatgattaattcattttaattgttggtgtttatcaaatattaaaaaaatgaagtgcaatgagttgtaaatatagagtatgattttttttaaaaaaatggttaGCCTATCGCTCGCCGCGCAATAGGCGGACATCGATAGGCTAGCAATCGGCTAACGCCTATTGTCCGTGGATGAAAGCTCATCCGTCTTCCGGACGTCCGTCGTGTTAGCCTAACACAATAGCAGACGTCCGCCACGCCATTCTTCGCCTGTGGCAGCGCCACTTCATTTTTTAGCATTAACACCACAAACGCCACTTCATTCCATAATTAACTTAGTATAGATAAGGAGTCAAAACTATTGCTGTATAATGTATTAATTGTATGGTGTAAGAGAGAGATTAGAAAACAAATTAAGAAATGAGAAGCGAATTAATAGGAGAAAAATTGAGGTGGGTGGTCAATTGATAGATTTGGgagagaaataataagaaaaaggaagataaaaattatttaaaagtaaaaaatttgCATGCTTCGATTCCATATTCTGAAATGTTAGTGAATTTAGTGTCAAATTTTGAAAGGATGAATTGAGACTCATATTACCTCCATAAACAATGATGCAAGCTTCCTTTGTCCATCAATAAATGTTAAATTCTGTTATTTTTGTATCTTCGAATAAAtgtctttttttttgtattggtGGACGAAGAAAGTAATAAATAAGAATTGAAgattatcatattttttttgtattggtggacgaataaagtaataaataaaaattgaagatTAATTTATCGATTGAATCGTACTCCGTTGttcccaaaaaaataataaaaatacagaGGACAAACACACGACTCATCCATCCAAACGGAGCATACCTTATTACCAGAGATCCCTCTAAAAAAACCCTTTTCAGGAAAATAACCAAATAGTTGTTGAAACTATTAAAGGGACTTTGTTTCAGATACCAGTAAATCTTTGGCAGCCTCGCTGAGAAGAAATGGCGCTCAAGCTCAATGCTTCGGCTGTGTACTCACTGCAGGTATTTATTCTATGTTTCCTTGTGTAAATTCGAACCAGCTTTGCCCTTATTGTCTCCTCTCGATGTACGGGAAAATCTTGAAGAATATGTTTCTTCTTTATCAgatttttgtcaaaattttTATGGAAATTGCCAAATTGTGGGATGTTGgctttcaagtttttttttttttaatctattacAGTATCATTTGGTGACTAATCCATTCTTTTGGTTAGTTGTGGAGCTTGTTATTTGTAATTGGCTATTTGGCCATCTTGCTTAGATGGTCTGTGTTTGAGTTTTGAAGATAAATTATATTCTTGTGCTGATATGCTGGCCTTTTGAGATTCTTGAACAGCCAATAAATGACTTACTACATGTGTCCTATAGTTACACAGTTTGCTCACGTCTAGATTTAAAATTTagttacacacaacacaaagaGTTTGTGCTGCTAATTGAACAACCTAGTCTTTTGCTGCACTTTGATTACTCTTACCATTGTCCTAGTAGTCTCACATAACAGTGTCAAATTTGTATGCAGAACCTTCAATTACGTCATAGAAATCACAACTGCTTATGGAGTTTTAAGCCAAACCGATTGTATCAGAATACTGCAAGAACTTCCTGCAGTATGAATATGGCTGCCAACCAGCCTGGTGATCCTAAGAAAATGAGCATCACTCATATTGTGGACAAAGCAAGAAGTTTGTGGGATACTTCTCCTCAGCCGGTCAAGACCTTTCCTTGGAACAGAACATTGAATCATTTCATTCAACTCGTTCTCGACCTTGTCTTGGCAGTTATCAGAATCCTAGCCCTACCTGTATTTTCCATTACATCAATCAGCGAAATATCTTATTGTGCGCATGAAAGGAAGCTATACCTTGTCCCACTTCCGTTTCTAGTTGGTGTCGCTGCAGCTGGGGTGTTACAAAATGCTGCTTTGGAATCGTCTtcatatctcaaggtaattttTACCCCCATCTTATGTAAAAGTCTTACATTGAATTTTAAATCTGCATACAGAAAATGTAATGCGATGGCTTTGTAAAATTAGATAGGGGTGTTCGCCGATTGGTTTAGTATGGTTTGGCAtcaaaaccaaaccaaaccgtAAGACAAGGTTTGATAATCATAGCAAATCAAATCGAATTGCCTCAGTATCAAAACAATTGGTTTGCagtttgtatatatttttattttccaacaTATTAATATGGGTCAGCCTGATAGGATTTAGGATTTTGATTATAAACCATATAGAGATTTTTTAAAAGAGTTATAAACATAAGCTAATGGAGTGTTATATTTTTCGTAGAAATTCAGAAAAATAAGTATTAGGAGTATATACTtccaataataataatcttattatATTGTGGTTCACAGTTTGGTTTGGGCCAGTTAGTATATTTATTAGAAACCAAATTAAACCATAAATCAgtctaatattttttaaaattagtactctgtaatatttttttgaaactGTAAACCAGACCAAACCGTACAAATGTGGTTTGTTTCtgattttatttatagtttaaaTCAAATTGTGAATACCCCTAATGAAAATGCTTGTATGCGTGTGAAGAAAACCAAGTTATGGACCGGATACATATACATGGGACTGTGATGCTAAGAGGGTGGATGTCCATGATTGTTTACGTGAGAAATACATAGTACCTTCCAGTCCAAAAGGGAACTTTCCCTGTAGTGTAGAGTGGAATAATAAACTTGTTTTCATACAAATGGGAatggaaaataaatttttggGCTGAGTCCAAGAATGTCTAAAAGTGTTTTCTGTTGGACTATATGTA
It contains:
- the LOC121761160 gene encoding uncharacterized protein LOC121761160 produces the protein MALKLNASAVYSLQNLQLRHRNHNCLWSFKPNRLYQNTARTSCSMNMAANQPGDPKKMSITHIVDKARSLWDTSPQPVKTFPWNRTLNHFIQLVLDLVLAVIRILALPVFSITSISEISYCAHERKLYLVPLPFLVGVAAAGVLQNAALESSSYLKYAEVPWHLIALLIFFALLKFPGPYYPYWGRIFIPHMANGAILRTLWFLFLWFRKPQKAAENNHANSVVDNPEADKVL